One stretch of Astatotilapia calliptera unplaced genomic scaffold, fAstCal1.2 U_scaffold_13, whole genome shotgun sequence DNA includes these proteins:
- the LOC113017458 gene encoding high affinity immunoglobulin gamma Fc receptor I-like has protein sequence MVFRAACIKLLITVKILLCAHDDNVGAVFLRVVPNRSQFFEYESVTFYCERVSHYNIVHKLRGKMKSCGYTNEKTATGLSCSIKNVYTEDSGEFICETGGGEKSNIINITVTAGPVILESPAVPVMEGEAVTLSCRNKTTSSNFTAEFYKDGLLIRKSSTGYMTIGRVLNSHEGCYKCSISGAGESPVSWLNVTGQNTDSSEKESHPATPWIIVTVLLSVVLVVGALRHFGKDYWDRDEDGLSSGPCYYLVEQEYAEVNE, from the exons atggtgttcagagctgcctgCATCAAGCTGT TGATAACTGTCAAGATCCTGCTGTGTGCACATGATGACAACGTTG GTGCAGTTTTTCTTCGTGTTGTTCCAAACAGATCACAGTTCTTTGAATATGAGTCAGTAACTTTTTACTGTGAGCGCGTCTCTCATTATAATATTGTACATAAGCTGAGAGGGAAAATGAAATCATGCGGCTACACTAATGAGAAAACAGCAACAGGATTGTCCTGCTctataaaaaatgtttatacagaagacagtggagagtTCATATGTGAGACTGGAGGAGGGGAGAAAAGCAACATTATCAACATCACTGTTACTG CTGGTCCTGTGATCCTGGAGAGTCCTGCTgttcctgtgatggagggagaagcTGTGACTCTGAGCTGCAGGAACAAGACAACTTCCTCCAACTTCACAGCTGAGTTCTACAAAGATGGACTCCTCATCAGGAAGAGCTCCACAGGATACATGACCATCGGCAGAGTTTTAAATTCTCATGAAGGATGTTACAAATGCAGCATTTCAGGAGCTGGAGAGTCACCAGTGAGCTGGCTGAATGTCACAGGTCAGAACACAG ataGTTCCGAAAAGGAAAGCCATCCTGCCACACCTTGGATTATTGTCACTGTTTTATTGAGTGTTGTGTTGGTGGTGGGGGCACTGCGTCACTTTGGGAAAGATTACTGGGACAGag